The proteins below come from a single Plantactinospora sp. KBS50 genomic window:
- a CDS encoding ubiquinol-cytochrome c reductase iron-sulfur subunit, translating to MSNAHQVRDGADVQDPALSRFDVVREGARLDDIEIVHYEPPFPVPGTKQERRLTRTIAGMFLLVGLLATAFLAIYIWWPWQFSKSGWLYYTPLLGVTLGLALLLVGIGLLAWGKKLMPKEVSVQDRHTGPSPEADRRIVGETLVYVTDELGVRRRPLLGLSLLAGLAPVGAVAAAPLIGGLIENPHKNNQMFTTGWAPREGNLIRLTREDGTPIRPEDVSAGGQMTVFPGIPGGHSNEYADSPTLLIHLRTDAAQTARAANERKGKQDYMYGNYIAYSKICTHAGCPASLYEQQTNRLLCPCHQSQFLIVDNATPVFGPANRPLPQLPLDVDAEGFFVAKSDFTETVGPDFWERP from the coding sequence ATGAGCAACGCGCACCAGGTGCGGGACGGGGCGGACGTCCAGGATCCCGCGCTGTCCCGGTTCGACGTCGTGCGCGAGGGCGCCCGACTGGACGACATCGAGATCGTCCACTACGAACCGCCGTTCCCGGTGCCCGGCACCAAGCAGGAGCGCCGGCTCACCCGGACCATCGCGGGCATGTTCCTGCTGGTCGGCCTGCTGGCGACCGCCTTCCTGGCGATCTACATCTGGTGGCCGTGGCAGTTCAGCAAGAGCGGCTGGCTCTACTACACGCCGCTGCTGGGCGTGACGCTGGGACTGGCCCTGCTGCTGGTCGGGATCGGCCTGCTCGCCTGGGGCAAGAAGCTGATGCCCAAGGAGGTCTCGGTCCAGGACCGGCACACCGGGCCGTCCCCGGAGGCCGACCGGCGGATCGTCGGGGAGACCCTGGTGTACGTCACCGACGAGCTGGGGGTGCGCCGGCGCCCGCTGCTCGGCCTGTCCCTGCTGGCCGGGCTGGCCCCGGTGGGTGCGGTGGCGGCGGCGCCGCTGATCGGTGGGCTCATCGAGAACCCGCACAAGAACAACCAGATGTTCACCACCGGCTGGGCGCCCCGGGAGGGCAACCTGATCCGGCTGACCCGGGAGGACGGCACGCCGATCCGGCCCGAGGACGTCAGCGCCGGCGGCCAGATGACCGTCTTCCCGGGCATCCCGGGCGGGCACAGCAACGAGTACGCCGACTCGCCGACGCTGCTGATCCACCTGCGTACGGACGCCGCGCAGACCGCCCGCGCCGCCAACGAGCGCAAGGGCAAGCAGGACTACATGTACGGCAACTACATCGCGTACTCGAAGATCTGCACCCACGCCGGTTGCCCGGCCAGCCTGTACGAGCAGCAGACCAACCGGTTGCTCTGCCCGTGCCACCAATCGCAGTTCCTGATCGTGGACAACGCGACACCCGTCTTCGGCCCGGCCAACCGCCCGCTGCCCCAGCTTCCGCTCGATGTGGACGCCGAGGGCTTCTTCGTGGCAAAGTCGGACTTCACCGAGACGGTCGGACCGGACTTCTGGGAGCGGCCATGA
- a CDS encoding c-type cytochrome gives MTSDTPGARSGAGRTGRTGSRGPLARLRRGPSAPRGRARRRLGAAVRLLTALTLAGGVYSVFAPGLQANAEDTTQLSGAAVDGKALYDVSCVSCHGSNGQGVQDRGPSLVGVGSAAVEFQVGTGRMPMGRQEAQAQRKPPVFDDDQVRQIGQYIQELGGGPQVPQDITLGDAAEGGRLFRINCSSCHAFGGGGGALSSGKFAPSLHPATDRQIYAAMLTGPQNMPVFGDNQLRPDQKADLIAYVQETLKQQKDPGGFNLGRYGPATEGLAIFLVGIVALVFAALWIAGKS, from the coding sequence ATGACATCTGACACCCCCGGCGCGCGATCCGGCGCCGGCCGCACGGGCCGGACCGGGTCGCGCGGCCCGCTCGCGCGGTTGCGTCGCGGGCCGTCCGCCCCGCGTGGCAGGGCCCGACGGCGGCTGGGCGCCGCCGTGCGGCTGCTGACCGCGTTGACCCTGGCCGGCGGCGTGTACTCCGTGTTCGCCCCGGGCCTGCAGGCCAACGCCGAGGACACCACGCAGCTCAGCGGCGCCGCCGTGGACGGCAAGGCGCTGTACGACGTCAGTTGCGTCTCCTGCCACGGGTCCAACGGCCAGGGCGTGCAGGACCGCGGTCCGAGCCTGGTGGGCGTCGGTTCGGCGGCCGTGGAGTTCCAGGTGGGCACCGGCCGGATGCCGATGGGCCGGCAGGAGGCGCAGGCGCAGCGCAAGCCGCCGGTCTTCGACGACGACCAGGTCCGGCAGATCGGCCAGTACATCCAGGAACTCGGCGGCGGCCCGCAGGTGCCGCAGGACATCACCCTGGGCGACGCGGCGGAGGGCGGCCGGCTGTTCCGGATCAACTGCTCCTCCTGCCACGCCTTCGGCGGTGGCGGCGGCGCGCTCTCCTCGGGCAAGTTCGCCCCCAGCCTGCACCCGGCCACCGACCGGCAGATCTACGCGGCCATGCTGACCGGCCCGCAGAACATGCCGGTCTTCGGCGACAACCAGTTGCGGCCGGACCAGAAGGCCGACCTGATCGCGTACGTCCAGGAGACGCTCAAGCAGCAGAAGGACCCGGGCGGTTTCAACCTGGGCCGGTACGGCCCGGCCACCGAGGGTCTGGCGATCTTCCTCGTCGGGATCGTGGCCCTGGTGTTCGCCGCGCTGTGGATTGCGGGGAAGTCATGA
- a CDS encoding heme-copper oxidase subunit III, producing the protein MTAAPAIDKSRIHSLTRPNMVSVGTIVWLSSELMFFAALFAMYFSIRAAAPQEWAEHTEVLNVPYATTFTVILVLSSVTCQLGVFAAEKGDVFGLRRWFALTFVMGLIFVLGQLNEYRHLVEENVKINGDGYGSMFYLTTGFHGLHVTGGLIAFIIFMIRTTMGRFTPAQATSAIVVSYYWHFVDVVWIALYGMIYWLQ; encoded by the coding sequence GTGACTGCGGCCCCAGCGATTGACAAGAGCCGGATCCACTCACTGACGCGTCCCAACATGGTCAGCGTCGGGACGATCGTCTGGCTCTCGAGCGAGTTGATGTTCTTCGCGGCGCTGTTCGCGATGTACTTCTCCATCCGGGCGGCTGCTCCGCAGGAGTGGGCCGAGCACACCGAGGTGCTGAACGTCCCGTACGCCACCACCTTCACGGTGATCCTGGTGCTCTCCTCGGTGACCTGTCAGCTGGGTGTCTTCGCGGCGGAGAAGGGCGACGTGTTCGGGCTGCGGCGCTGGTTCGCGCTGACCTTCGTGATGGGCCTGATCTTCGTGCTCGGCCAGCTCAACGAGTACCGCCACCTGGTCGAGGAGAACGTCAAGATCAACGGTGACGGCTACGGGTCGATGTTCTACCTGACCACCGGATTCCACGGGCTGCACGTGACCGGTGGTCTCATCGCCTTCATCATCTTCATGATCCGCACCACCATGGGCCGCTTCACGCCGGCCCAGGCCACCTCGGCGATCGTGGTCTCCTACTACTGGCACTTCGTCGACGTGGTGTGGATCGCTCTGTACGGCATGATCTACTGGCTGCAGTGA
- a CDS encoding cytochrome c oxidase subunit 4: MKTEWRIFSVVAGFLLVATGLYAAWTAGQSGGHVEWVGSVALLLSFLLTSMLGGFFWFVARRIEPRPEDRPDAEIADGAGEVGFFSPGSYWPFGLALAASVAGLGLVFWQVWLLGVGLVAVIFASCGLLFEYYTGTRRTAEH, encoded by the coding sequence ATGAAGACCGAGTGGCGCATCTTCAGCGTGGTCGCGGGATTCCTGCTGGTGGCGACCGGCCTGTACGCCGCGTGGACGGCCGGCCAGTCCGGCGGCCACGTCGAGTGGGTGGGCTCGGTCGCGCTGCTGCTGTCGTTCCTGCTGACCTCGATGCTGGGCGGCTTCTTCTGGTTCGTCGCCCGCCGGATCGAGCCGCGCCCGGAGGACCGGCCGGACGCCGAGATCGCGGACGGCGCGGGTGAGGTCGGCTTCTTCAGCCCGGGCAGCTACTGGCCGTTCGGCCTCGCCCTGGCCGCCTCGGTCGCCGGTCTCGGCCTGGTCTTCTGGCAGGTCTGGCTGCTCGGTGTCGGTCTGGTCGCGGTGATCTTCGCGTCCTGTGGCCTGCTCTTCGAGTACTACACCGGTACCCGGCGCACCGCCGAGCACTGA
- the coxB gene encoding cytochrome c oxidase subunit II — MHASDSDGRPSAGRRARPGGVRRIAGLGLGSALLVTLLSGCNIGAAFGGFGWPQHGLTPQANRMYDLWIGSVVAALVVGIFVWGLIFWCVIRYRKRGDELPAQTRYNMPMEFLYTIAPILIVCVLFYYTAIVQTNVDKLNRNPSVVVEVVAFKWNWQFNYRDGQGTDATTVASTLGTSDVVPILVLPTGEPIRFEETSRDVIHSFWVPQLLFKRDVFPGTIRNVFEVESIESEGAYVGRCAELCGTYHSMMNFELRSVSPEKFERFMAAKKAGKSTQEALSEIGEDPYAVTTKPFDTKRDASNFNQAATAAN, encoded by the coding sequence GTGCACGCTTCGGATTCGGACGGACGGCCATCGGCCGGTAGGCGCGCTCGCCCGGGGGGCGTGCGGCGCATCGCCGGGCTGGGTCTCGGGTCCGCACTGCTGGTGACCCTGCTCAGCGGCTGCAACATCGGCGCCGCGTTCGGCGGTTTCGGCTGGCCGCAGCACGGCCTCACCCCGCAGGCCAACCGGATGTACGACCTGTGGATCGGTTCGGTCGTGGCCGCACTGGTGGTCGGCATCTTCGTCTGGGGCCTGATCTTCTGGTGCGTGATCCGCTACCGCAAGCGCGGCGACGAACTGCCCGCGCAGACCCGGTACAACATGCCGATGGAGTTCCTGTACACGATCGCGCCGATCCTGATCGTGTGCGTGCTGTTCTACTACACCGCGATCGTGCAGACGAACGTCGACAAGCTGAACCGCAACCCGTCCGTGGTGGTCGAGGTCGTGGCGTTCAAGTGGAACTGGCAGTTCAACTACCGCGACGGCCAGGGCACGGACGCCACGACCGTGGCCTCGACGCTGGGCACCTCGGACGTGGTGCCGATTCTCGTGCTGCCCACCGGCGAGCCGATCCGGTTCGAGGAGACCAGCCGGGACGTCATCCACTCGTTCTGGGTGCCGCAGTTGCTGTTCAAGCGGGACGTCTTCCCGGGCACCATCCGCAACGTCTTCGAGGTCGAGAGCATCGAGTCCGAGGGCGCGTACGTGGGTCGCTGTGCCGAGCTGTGCGGCACCTACCACTCGATGATGAACTTCGAGCTGCGGTCGGTCTCGCCGGAGAAGTTCGAGCGGTTCATGGCCGCCAAGAAGGCGGGCAAGTCGACCCAGGAGGCGCTGAGCGAGATCGGTGAGGACCCGTACGCCGTGACGACGAAGCCGTTCGACACCAAGCGGGACGCCAGCAACTTCAACCAGGCCGCCACCGCGGCGAACTGA
- a CDS encoding sulfurtransferase TusA family protein, whose product MDCLGQRCPLPVIAVAKRITGVPVGAVVRVLADDPAAAIDIPAWCRMRGQEFVGTVRTDAGPGYEVRRRH is encoded by the coding sequence CTGGACTGTCTCGGGCAGCGCTGCCCGCTGCCGGTGATCGCGGTCGCGAAGCGGATCACCGGCGTGCCGGTGGGCGCGGTGGTCCGGGTGCTGGCCGACGACCCGGCCGCCGCCATCGACATCCCGGCCTGGTGCCGGATGCGCGGTCAGGAGTTCGTGGGCACGGTGCGGACCGACGCCGGCCCCGGGTACGAGGTCCGGCGCCGGCACTGA
- a CDS encoding carbohydrate kinase family protein, with protein MKIAVSGSIATDHLMSFPGRFADQLIADQLHTVSLSFLVDDLVVRRGGVAANISFGLGQLGLRPVLLGAVGADFADYRSWLERHGVDCDSVHVSEVAHTARFVCTTDTEMCQIASFYAGAMSEARNIELEPVADRLAGLDLVMISANDPAAMLRHSQECRERGYAFAADPSQQLARMDGSDVLGLIEGAEYLMTNEYEKSLLQSKAGLTDDQLLDRVRIRVTTLGKDGVEIAGRDMAPIRVPVARGIQAADPTGVGDGFRAGFLAGLSWGFGLERSAQVGCLLAGLVLESFGAQEYEVRRDVFIKRMADSYGDAAGDEVRAHLGQ; from the coding sequence ATGAAGATCGCCGTTTCCGGTTCGATCGCGACCGATCACCTGATGAGCTTCCCCGGCCGGTTCGCCGACCAGCTCATCGCGGACCAGCTGCACACGGTGTCGCTGTCGTTCCTGGTGGACGACCTGGTGGTGCGCCGCGGCGGCGTGGCCGCCAACATCAGCTTCGGGTTGGGCCAGCTCGGCCTGCGGCCGGTGCTGCTCGGGGCGGTGGGCGCGGACTTCGCCGACTACCGGTCCTGGCTGGAGCGGCACGGGGTGGACTGCGACTCGGTGCACGTGAGCGAGGTCGCCCACACCGCGCGCTTCGTCTGCACCACCGACACCGAGATGTGCCAGATCGCCTCGTTCTACGCCGGGGCCATGAGCGAGGCCCGCAACATCGAGCTGGAGCCGGTGGCCGACCGGCTGGCCGGGCTCGACCTGGTCATGATCAGCGCCAACGACCCGGCCGCCATGCTGCGGCACTCGCAGGAGTGCCGGGAGCGCGGGTACGCCTTCGCGGCCGACCCCTCCCAGCAGCTCGCCCGGATGGACGGCTCGGACGTGCTCGGCCTGATCGAGGGCGCGGAATACCTGATGACCAACGAGTACGAGAAGTCGCTGCTGCAGAGCAAGGCGGGGCTGACCGACGACCAGCTGCTGGACCGGGTCCGGATCCGGGTGACCACGCTGGGGAAGGACGGGGTGGAGATCGCCGGTCGGGACATGGCGCCGATCCGGGTGCCCGTCGCCCGGGGGATCCAGGCGGCCGATCCCACCGGCGTGGGCGACGGCTTCCGGGCCGGCTTCCTCGCCGGGCTCTCCTGGGGCTTCGGCCTGGAGCGTTCGGCCCAGGTCGGCTGCCTGCTCGCCGGGCTGGTGCTGGAGTCCTTCGGCGCCCAGGAGTACGAGGTCCGCCGGGACGTCTTCATCAAGCGGATGGCCGACTCGTACGGCGACGCGGCCGGCGACGAGGTGCGCGCCCACCTGGGCCAGTAG